The following are encoded together in the Vicinamibacteria bacterium genome:
- a CDS encoding right-handed parallel beta-helix repeat-containing protein: MQPSQPAAGSPLKERFVLGRPNFPRRSVIVATLAVTLTAAPVSLVLGDTLNVPGDFPSIQAAHDAATSGDTILVAPGTYVGSLTISKAITLGSHFITTGDPSFITSTILDGGNGSFVITIPSSAGDRPTIQGLTIQNAGDGISPNAKFNLLNNVIRDTSDGVDYEDGSGGLAQFNIFEQNGDDGIDLDNDVDIVIADNIIRNNGDDGIEIRMQSYNGPTLNIIIERNVIHDNGEDGIQLIHYDVLTDRFIEIRNNTIYNSNDVGIGMMDGSNTSEDFRAASIPERINIFNNTFRNNRYGITGGDNTVVVNNIFVDYPVIAVKNVDGNSSLAFNLFFNNGTDNSGSNVDEGSSLFVDPVLDSNLALLPGSPAIDSGTASYVWQGMTVLDLPASAYSGAAPDIGAFELESGNGPPPDPPILLLPLDGASNVGLTPTLQWSGEGTQFTVQIATDAGFVSPVDVASVSVTQYTVTQGTLEHLATYFWRVDASDANGTSDFSATWSFTTEAAASPPEPPILVAPPNGATSVPVGATLQWAGTADDFDVEVAADSSFTSVVHSANTASSSMTLPASALAHETQYYWHVRGNNAFGVGSFSATSSFTTVAPPDTIPPSKPQNLSSPDQTGTTIDLVWDPSTDNVGVSFYRIYRDNVLVASESSAQHTAVGLTPGTPYDFEVSAVDDAGLESQRSDTLTVTTLDFSDPVTVAIRVGSSSDDAEERDSGGMRMDSSDLELVYDSGNQTVGMRFNGVGIPRGAWIVHATIQFQVDEVSVGATSLAIQGEDIDHASTFANVSGNISSRARTSASVPWIPAPWPTVGQAGPDQQTPDIASVIQEIVNRPSWAAGNSLVIIITGNGERGAESFDGVPSAAPLLIVEYAEGGPPGNTPPTVDAGLPQTITLPATASLDGTVTDDGLPDPPGSVTTSWSELSGPGTVSFSDSSAVDTTASFSEAGTYVLRLTADDGALSAFADVTVTVEPEPVINEPPSVSAGVPQTITLPATASLDGTVTDDGLPDPPGSVTTSWSELSGPGTVSF, encoded by the coding sequence ATGCAGCCCTCCCAACCGGCCGCTGGGAGCCCACTGAAAGAGAGGTTCGTCTTAGGGCGACCGAATTTCCCGCGCCGCTCCGTCATCGTTGCGACCCTCGCCGTCACGCTGACGGCAGCCCCGGTCTCGTTGGTTCTCGGCGACACTCTCAATGTTCCCGGCGACTTCCCGTCCATTCAAGCGGCACATGACGCCGCTACTTCCGGGGACACGATTCTGGTCGCTCCGGGTACCTATGTCGGATCGCTCACGATCAGCAAAGCCATCACCCTGGGCTCTCATTTCATCACCACTGGTGACCCGAGCTTCATCACCAGCACCATCCTCGACGGGGGCAATGGGTCCTTCGTCATCACGATACCTTCGAGCGCCGGGGATCGACCCACGATCCAGGGGCTGACGATCCAGAATGCCGGCGACGGAATATCGCCAAATGCGAAGTTCAACCTCCTCAACAATGTGATTCGAGACACCAGTGATGGAGTGGATTACGAGGACGGAAGCGGAGGCCTGGCTCAGTTCAACATCTTCGAGCAGAACGGCGACGACGGCATCGACCTCGACAACGACGTCGACATCGTCATCGCCGACAACATCATCAGGAACAACGGCGATGACGGAATCGAGATCCGCATGCAGAGCTACAACGGGCCGACCCTGAATATCATCATCGAGCGGAACGTGATCCACGACAACGGAGAAGACGGCATTCAGTTGATTCATTACGACGTTCTGACCGATCGATTCATCGAGATCAGGAACAACACCATCTACAACAGCAACGACGTCGGCATCGGAATGATGGACGGCTCGAACACGAGCGAGGATTTTCGCGCCGCGAGCATCCCCGAGCGGATCAACATCTTCAACAATACGTTTCGCAACAACCGCTACGGAATTACCGGGGGGGACAACACCGTCGTGGTGAACAACATCTTCGTCGATTACCCGGTGATTGCGGTCAAGAACGTGGATGGCAATTCGTCGCTGGCATTCAACCTTTTCTTCAACAACGGTACCGACAACAGCGGATCGAACGTGGATGAGGGTAGCAGTCTCTTCGTCGATCCTGTGCTCGACTCCAACCTGGCGCTCCTACCCGGGAGTCCGGCCATCGACTCGGGAACCGCCAGTTACGTCTGGCAGGGAATGACGGTGCTGGACCTTCCCGCCAGTGCTTATTCCGGTGCCGCGCCGGATATCGGAGCGTTCGAGCTCGAGAGCGGCAATGGCCCACCGCCCGATCCGCCCATCCTGCTTCTTCCGTTGGATGGAGCGTCCAACGTGGGTCTCACACCGACTCTTCAGTGGAGCGGGGAGGGCACGCAATTCACGGTGCAGATCGCCACCGACGCGGGGTTCGTGAGTCCCGTCGATGTCGCCTCGGTGTCGGTGACGCAATACACGGTCACTCAGGGCACATTGGAGCATTTGGCTACCTATTTCTGGCGCGTCGATGCTTCGGATGCCAACGGCACCAGCGATTTCTCGGCGACGTGGAGCTTCACGACCGAGGCCGCGGCTAGCCCACCGGAGCCTCCGATTCTCGTCGCTCCCCCCAACGGAGCCACCTCCGTGCCCGTCGGGGCGACGCTCCAATGGGCGGGAACGGCTGACGATTTCGACGTCGAAGTTGCTGCTGATTCGAGCTTTACGTCGGTCGTCCATTCGGCCAATACGGCGTCGAGCAGCATGACCCTGCCTGCATCCGCATTGGCCCACGAGACTCAATATTACTGGCACGTGCGCGGCAATAATGCTTTCGGTGTGGGTAGCTTCTCCGCGACCTCGTCATTCACGACGGTCGCGCCCCCGGACACCATTCCCCCCAGCAAACCTCAGAATTTGAGCTCGCCGGACCAGACGGGTACGACCATCGATCTCGTCTGGGATCCCTCCACTGATAACGTCGGAGTTTCGTTTTATCGGATCTACCGGGACAACGTCCTCGTTGCCAGCGAATCGAGCGCCCAACACACCGCCGTCGGCCTGACTCCCGGGACTCCCTACGACTTCGAGGTCTCTGCAGTGGACGACGCCGGACTGGAATCTCAGAGAAGCGACACGTTAACCGTCACGACGCTCGACTTCTCCGATCCCGTCACGGTGGCCATTCGGGTTGGCAGCAGCAGTGACGACGCGGAAGAGCGCGATTCAGGCGGAATGAGAATGGACAGTAGTGACCTCGAGCTCGTCTACGACAGCGGCAATCAGACCGTGGGGATGCGTTTCAACGGGGTTGGGATTCCTCGAGGTGCCTGGATCGTTCACGCCACCATTCAGTTCCAGGTGGATGAGGTAAGCGTCGGAGCGACTTCTCTCGCGATACAGGGCGAAGATATCGATCATGCATCGACGTTCGCGAATGTCTCAGGGAACATCTCCTCGAGAGCACGAACGTCGGCGTCGGTACCCTGGATTCCTGCACCGTGGCCAACAGTCGGACAGGCCGGACCGGATCAGCAAACACCGGATATCGCCTCGGTCATTCAGGAGATCGTGAACCGGCCGTCCTGGGCGGCCGGCAACTCGCTGGTGATCATCATTACCGGAAATGGCGAGCGCGGGGCGGAGTCTTTCGATGGAGTGCCAAGTGCCGCGCCGCTGCTCATCGTCGAGTATGCGGAAGGGGGACCTCCAGGGAACACGCCGCCAACCGTGGATGCCGGTTTGCCGCAGACGATCACGCTGCCTGCCACGGCATCGCTGGATGGAACGGTTACGGATGACGGCCTGCCCGACCCGCCCGGCTCGGTGACGACGAGCTGGAGTGAGCTCAGCGGACCGGGGACGGTGAGCTTTTCCGATTCGAGCGCCGTCGATACGACCGCGAGCTTCTCCGAGGCGGGGACGTATGTCTTGCGCTTGACGGCGGATGATGGCGC
- a CDS encoding peptidyl-alpha-hydroxyglycine alpha-amidating lyase family protein, protein MKRTGATLTLLSSCLLIAATPLLAQKKGGGNETGPYEVVPGWPQNPCGEGYQIGSSAGIFAESPDRVFIFARGCLPEVTDGSYGEYQSLVPRRNASGYDLSRDDAERHPKWTHVLYIVNREGKLVENWDQHNSMFVRPHRVKVNPYDPERHVWVVDDGAHQVTKFTKDGKKVVMQLGKFREPGNDETHFGRPTDVAWLPDGTFFISDGYTNTRVVKFDKDGKFLMTWGEKGNAPNETRPGYMNTVHGIAIDDNRRVYVADRANSRIQVFDENGKFLDEWRDIKRPYYIYMSEDQHLWISDGITQKFLKFNLDGQLLYDWGTFGAFPGGNWGVHQFSADSEGNLYTADVHVGRVQKYRPKPGANPAHLVGRWRKLSGEPTSP, encoded by the coding sequence ATGAAAAGAACTGGCGCCACCCTCACGCTGCTGAGCTCGTGTCTGCTCATCGCGGCGACACCGCTCCTGGCACAGAAGAAGGGCGGCGGCAACGAGACGGGTCCGTATGAAGTCGTTCCCGGCTGGCCGCAGAACCCTTGCGGTGAGGGATACCAAATCGGCTCCTCAGCGGGAATCTTTGCAGAGAGCCCCGACCGAGTCTTCATCTTCGCCCGGGGTTGCCTGCCCGAGGTGACGGATGGCTCTTATGGCGAGTACCAGAGCCTGGTTCCCCGTCGCAATGCGTCCGGTTATGACCTCTCCCGCGACGACGCGGAGCGCCACCCCAAGTGGACTCATGTGCTCTACATCGTGAATCGCGAGGGCAAGCTCGTCGAGAACTGGGATCAGCACAATTCCATGTTCGTCCGACCGCATCGGGTCAAGGTCAACCCCTACGATCCCGAGCGCCACGTTTGGGTGGTCGACGACGGCGCCCACCAGGTCACGAAGTTCACGAAAGACGGAAAAAAGGTCGTCATGCAGCTCGGAAAGTTTCGTGAGCCGGGAAACGACGAAACCCACTTTGGCCGGCCGACCGACGTCGCCTGGCTGCCGGACGGCACGTTCTTCATCAGTGATGGCTACACCAACACCCGGGTCGTGAAGTTCGACAAGGACGGAAAGTTCCTCATGACGTGGGGAGAAAAAGGAAACGCGCCCAACGAGACGCGACCCGGCTACATGAACACGGTGCACGGCATCGCGATCGATGACAACCGGCGCGTCTACGTCGCCGACCGAGCGAACTCCCGCATCCAGGTGTTCGACGAGAACGGCAAGTTTCTCGACGAGTGGCGAGACATCAAGCGCCCCTACTACATCTACATGTCGGAAGATCAGCACCTGTGGATTAGCGACGGTATCACCCAGAAGTTCCTCAAGTTCAACCTCGACGGCCAACTTCTCTACGATTGGGGGACGTTCGGCGCCTTCCCCGGTGGCAACTGGGGCGTGCATCAGTTCAGCGCCGACAGCGAAGGGAATCTTTACACGGCGGACGTGCACGTGGGTCGCGTGCAGAAGTACCGGCCGAAGCCGGGTGCCAATCCCGCGCACCTGGTCGGTAGGTGGCGCAAGCTCAGCGGCGAGCCAACCTCTCCGTGA
- a CDS encoding carbon starvation protein A: protein MSAAWVAVLGLAAIGLGYRYYSRFIAERVYQLDPDYQTPSRAMEDGLDYVPTHRIVLWGHHFTAVAGAAPIIGPGIAVIWGWVPAFLWVVLGTIFFAGVHDFGAIWASVRNRARSIGALTGDVVGERARNLFMVVIFLLLLMVNAVFAVAIADALRATPSSVIPAWSAVAVALVLGILIYRLRVNILWPTVVGTVILYVVIYVGELVPVTLPESFLGFGPEPQWILILFAYAAIASLLPVWLLLQPRDYINGIQLFIGLGLLYGAVLVARPAIVAPAFNFETPAGTPPIAPLLFVTIACGAVSGFHGLVGSGTTSKQLNNETDARFVGYLGSSGEGALALMAIIAATAGFVSAEDWHSVYHEFGNGGIDAFVTGGSLIVSNGTGLPRPFAATLLTVMAVLFAGTTMDAGVRLQRYIVQEWGTIFDIGPLRNGYVATVVAVTSCLALAFGAGGAEGTGGMILWPLFGTTNQILAGLTLLVISVILVKLGRRSRYTLVPMIFVTSMAFLSALYQLWDLYLRGNYFLVAVDILIILATIWVMLEAAAALAKQRRARAVGAPAGGS, encoded by the coding sequence GTGAGCGCCGCCTGGGTAGCGGTCCTCGGACTTGCCGCAATCGGGCTAGGCTATCGTTACTACTCCCGGTTCATCGCCGAGCGAGTCTACCAGCTCGATCCCGACTACCAGACTCCTTCGCGCGCGATGGAAGACGGTTTGGACTACGTCCCCACGCACCGGATCGTCCTCTGGGGGCACCATTTCACCGCGGTGGCCGGGGCCGCTCCGATCATCGGACCCGGTATCGCCGTCATCTGGGGTTGGGTGCCCGCGTTCTTGTGGGTCGTCCTGGGAACGATCTTCTTCGCCGGCGTTCACGATTTCGGAGCCATCTGGGCGAGCGTTCGCAATCGGGCACGATCGATCGGGGCCCTGACCGGCGACGTCGTCGGAGAGCGCGCGCGCAATCTCTTCATGGTCGTCATCTTCCTGCTGCTCCTCATGGTCAACGCCGTCTTTGCCGTGGCCATCGCCGACGCGTTGCGGGCGACACCGTCGAGCGTGATCCCGGCGTGGAGCGCTGTCGCCGTCGCGCTCGTCCTCGGGATTCTCATCTATCGACTCAGGGTCAATATCCTCTGGCCCACCGTTGTCGGGACGGTCATTCTCTATGTGGTGATCTACGTCGGCGAGCTCGTGCCGGTGACCCTTCCAGAGAGCTTTCTCGGCTTCGGCCCGGAGCCGCAATGGATTCTCATTCTCTTCGCCTATGCGGCGATCGCGTCCCTGCTTCCGGTTTGGCTTCTCTTGCAGCCGCGGGACTATATCAATGGAATCCAGCTCTTCATCGGACTCGGGTTGCTCTATGGCGCGGTCCTCGTGGCACGCCCCGCAATCGTGGCGCCTGCCTTCAACTTCGAAACCCCCGCGGGAACACCACCGATCGCGCCTCTCTTGTTCGTCACCATCGCCTGTGGAGCCGTGTCAGGTTTTCACGGGCTCGTGGGCTCAGGCACCACGTCCAAGCAGCTCAACAACGAGACGGATGCGCGCTTCGTCGGCTACCTTGGGTCCTCGGGTGAGGGGGCGCTCGCTCTCATGGCCATCATCGCCGCGACTGCGGGATTCGTCTCCGCGGAGGATTGGCACAGCGTCTATCACGAATTCGGAAACGGAGGCATCGACGCTTTCGTCACCGGTGGTTCTCTCATCGTGAGCAATGGCACCGGGCTCCCGCGGCCGTTCGCGGCGACGCTTCTCACCGTCATGGCGGTTCTGTTCGCCGGGACGACCATGGACGCCGGCGTGCGCCTCCAACGCTATATCGTCCAGGAGTGGGGAACGATATTCGACATCGGACCCCTCCGGAACGGCTACGTGGCGACGGTGGTCGCGGTCACGAGCTGTCTCGCGCTTGCTTTCGGCGCCGGCGGGGCCGAGGGAACGGGGGGGATGATCCTGTGGCCGCTGTTCGGCACCACGAACCAGATCCTGGCCGGTCTGACGCTCCTCGTGATCAGCGTCATTCTCGTGAAGCTGGGACGTCGCTCGCGCTACACGTTGGTTCCGATGATCTTCGTCACGTCGATGGCGTTTCTTTCCGCGCTCTATCAGCTCTGGGACTTGTATCTGCGGGGCAACTATTTCCTGGTCGCGGTCGACATCTTGATCATCTTGGCGACGATCTGGGTGATGCTCGAAGCGGCCGCAGCGCTCGCCAAACAGCGTCGTGCTCGTGCCGTCGGCGCGCCCGCGGGAGGGTCCTGA